A stretch of the Archangium violaceum genome encodes the following:
- a CDS encoding NUDIX domain-containing protein has protein sequence MAQFKNPVPTVDCIIELPGDRIVLVHRKNPPLGWALPGGFVDEGERLDVAAVREVKEETGLDVELVEQFFTYSDPNRDPRKHTLSTVYIGRAKGEPVGADDAAEAKAFPVDALPRELCFDHGTILADYLAYKRTGQRRKL, from the coding sequence ATGGCCCAGTTCAAGAATCCCGTGCCCACGGTGGACTGCATCATCGAGCTGCCCGGGGACCGCATCGTGCTCGTCCACCGCAAGAACCCGCCCCTGGGCTGGGCGCTGCCCGGTGGGTTCGTGGACGAGGGCGAGCGCCTCGACGTGGCCGCGGTGCGCGAGGTGAAGGAGGAGACGGGGCTGGACGTGGAGTTGGTGGAGCAGTTCTTCACCTACTCGGACCCGAACCGCGACCCGCGCAAGCACACCCTCTCCACCGTCTACATCGGCCGGGCGAAGGGCGAGCCGGTGGGCGCGGATGACGCCGCCGAGGCGAAGGCCTTCCCGGTGGATGCCCTGCCCCGGGAGCTGTGTTTCGACCACGGCACCATCCTCGCCGACTACCTGGCCTACAAGCGGACGGGCCAGCGGCGGAAGCTCTGA
- a CDS encoding molybdenum cofactor biosynthesis protein: MSDTLTVLYFAAARERTGLSRESLELAPGARVADVLRVLATRHPSLAPLLPHLRVAVNQEFCAADAEVPAGAELALIPPVAGGSGGLFRVVDRPLRLEEVVEAVAGEAYGGLVTFSGSVRNQTRGRRVTKLEYEAYPPMAEKKLAEIGAEVAERFNGTRLAIVHRVGTLQPGELAVVIAAAAPHRKEAFLGCEYAIERLKQDVPIWKKEFYEDGEVWVGLGP, from the coding sequence GTGTCCGATACCCTCACCGTCCTGTACTTCGCCGCGGCGCGCGAGCGCACGGGGCTCTCGCGCGAGTCGCTGGAGCTGGCTCCGGGTGCTCGCGTGGCGGATGTGTTGCGCGTGCTGGCCACGCGTCACCCCTCGCTCGCGCCCCTGCTTCCGCACCTCCGGGTGGCGGTCAACCAGGAGTTCTGCGCGGCGGATGCCGAGGTTCCCGCTGGCGCGGAGCTGGCCCTGATTCCTCCCGTGGCCGGCGGCAGCGGCGGGCTGTTCCGCGTGGTGGACCGGCCGCTTCGGTTGGAGGAAGTGGTGGAGGCCGTGGCCGGTGAGGCCTACGGGGGTCTCGTCACCTTCTCCGGCTCGGTGCGCAACCAGACGCGGGGCCGGCGCGTGACGAAGCTGGAGTACGAGGCCTATCCGCCCATGGCGGAGAAGAAGCTGGCGGAGATCGGCGCCGAGGTGGCCGAGCGCTTCAATGGAACGCGGCTGGCCATCGTGCACCGGGTGGGAACGTTGCAGCCGGGCGAGCTGGCCGTGGTCATCGCCGCCGCCGCGCCGCACCGCAAGGAGGCGTTCCTCGGGTGCGAGTACGCCATCGAGCGGCTCAAGCAGGACGTCCCCATCTGGAAGAAGGAGTTCTACGAGGACGGTGAGGTGTGGGTGGGACTGGGGCCCTGA
- the acs gene encoding acetate--CoA ligase: MAEAPRPPSQEFHSVLAENRVFPPPPEFASRAHIRGMEDYRRLWDEAERDPDAYWGARAREELYWKEPFQTVLEWKPPHARWFVEGRTNLAYNCLDRHLDERRDKTAILFEGEPGDRRKVTYGELARDVNRLANGLRSLGVRKGDRVGIYLPMIPEAAVAMLACARIGAVHSVVFGGFSAEALLERMNDAGARVLLTADGGWRKGAVVPLLENVRKAMPQMNSLERVVVFQRTTQGTLQLSDKELAWSELVSKQSDTCEPEWVESEHPLFILYTSGSTGKPKGVLHTTGGYAVNASLTTRWVFDLKDEDIYWCTADVGWVTGHSYVVYGPLMNGATTIIYEGAPNHPGPDRFWELIAREKITILYTAPTAIRAFMRLGDEHPKRHDLSSLRVLGSVGEPINPEAWMWYRDVIGGGRCPVVDTWWQTETGSIMLSPLPGATPTKPGSATLPLPGIHAEVLDRQGNPVPANQGGLLFVTRPWPSMLRTVYGDPDRYVRTYFSELPGKYFTGDGARRDNDGYFWLMGRVDDVVNVAGHRLGTAEVESALVAHKSVSEAAVVGRPDELKGTALVAFVTLKKGIAPSPELKKELSAHVTKEIGAIARPDEIRFAEGLPKTRSGKIMRRLLRDVAGGKQTTGDVTTLEDLNVLATLRSNEE, translated from the coding sequence ATGGCTGAAGCGCCTCGTCCGCCGTCGCAGGAGTTTCACTCCGTCCTCGCCGAGAACCGTGTCTTCCCGCCCCCGCCGGAGTTCGCGAGCCGCGCCCACATCCGCGGCATGGAGGACTATCGCCGGCTGTGGGACGAGGCCGAGAGGGACCCCGACGCCTACTGGGGCGCCCGTGCGCGCGAGGAGCTGTACTGGAAGGAGCCCTTCCAGACGGTGCTCGAGTGGAAGCCGCCGCACGCGCGGTGGTTCGTCGAGGGCCGCACCAACCTGGCCTACAACTGCCTGGACCGGCACCTGGACGAGCGCCGGGACAAGACGGCCATCCTCTTCGAGGGCGAGCCCGGCGACCGGCGCAAGGTGACGTATGGGGAGCTGGCGCGAGACGTGAACCGGCTGGCCAACGGCCTGCGCTCGCTGGGCGTGCGCAAGGGAGACCGGGTGGGCATCTACCTGCCGATGATTCCCGAGGCCGCGGTGGCCATGCTGGCGTGTGCCCGGATTGGCGCGGTGCACTCGGTGGTGTTCGGCGGCTTCTCGGCCGAGGCCCTGCTGGAGCGCATGAACGACGCGGGCGCCCGGGTGCTCCTCACCGCGGACGGTGGCTGGCGCAAGGGCGCGGTGGTGCCGCTGCTGGAGAACGTGCGCAAGGCGATGCCGCAGATGAACAGCCTGGAGCGCGTGGTGGTGTTCCAGCGCACCACGCAGGGTACGTTGCAGCTGAGCGACAAGGAGCTGGCGTGGAGCGAGCTGGTGTCGAAGCAGTCCGACACCTGCGAGCCCGAGTGGGTGGAGAGCGAGCACCCGCTGTTCATCCTCTACACCTCGGGCAGCACGGGCAAACCCAAGGGCGTGCTGCACACCACGGGCGGCTACGCGGTGAATGCCTCGCTCACCACGCGCTGGGTGTTCGACCTGAAGGACGAGGACATCTATTGGTGCACCGCCGACGTGGGCTGGGTGACGGGACACAGCTACGTCGTCTATGGCCCGCTGATGAACGGCGCCACCACCATCATCTACGAGGGCGCGCCCAACCACCCGGGGCCGGACCGCTTCTGGGAGCTGATCGCCCGCGAGAAGATCACCATCCTCTACACGGCGCCCACGGCCATCCGCGCCTTCATGCGCCTGGGCGACGAGCACCCGAAGCGGCACGACCTGTCCTCGCTGCGGGTGCTCGGCTCGGTGGGCGAGCCCATCAACCCCGAGGCATGGATGTGGTACCGCGACGTCATCGGCGGCGGACGCTGCCCCGTGGTGGACACCTGGTGGCAGACGGAGACGGGCAGCATCATGCTCTCGCCGCTGCCTGGAGCCACGCCCACCAAGCCCGGGAGCGCCACGCTGCCGCTGCCCGGAATCCACGCCGAGGTGTTGGACAGACAAGGCAACCCGGTGCCGGCGAACCAGGGCGGCCTGCTCTTCGTCACGAGGCCATGGCCCTCCATGCTGCGCACCGTGTACGGGGACCCGGACCGGTACGTGCGGACGTACTTCAGCGAGCTGCCCGGCAAGTACTTCACCGGTGACGGCGCGCGCCGGGACAACGACGGCTACTTCTGGCTGATGGGACGCGTGGACGACGTGGTGAACGTGGCGGGCCACCGCCTGGGCACGGCCGAGGTGGAGAGCGCGCTGGTGGCCCACAAGTCCGTCTCCGAGGCCGCCGTGGTGGGCCGCCCGGACGAGCTCAAGGGCACCGCGCTGGTGGCCTTCGTCACCCTGAAGAAGGGCATCGCGCCCTCGCCGGAGCTCAAGAAGGAACTGAGCGCGCACGTGACGAAGGAGATCGGCGCCATCGCCCGGCCGGATGAAATCCGCTTCGCGGAAGGGCTGCCCAAGACGCGCTCGGGGAAGATCATGCGTCGGCTGTTGCGCGACGTGGCTGGAGGCAAGCAGACCACGGGCGACGTCACCACGCTCGAGGACCTCAACGTCCTCGCGACGCTGCGCAGCAACGAGGAGTAA
- a CDS encoding PKD domain-containing protein, which translates to MEPHVRVSLRALTAFFLVSVALVGPGCRRAVKPEAGGDRTVEAGVPEGFGSEARGAPEVRWDFGDGTPPQKGARVSHAFPRAGTFTVRALEEDKDEVLASATVTVVPRPVLRAIPADAEVALFFPQLRGNVEPLVDFSARLMGEAQARRSLEEAPLLSLVLSDLRGQPRVVDPEEGVGFFSLPGFEGTVALLGVTETQAALDAVVKELESGGAGVVRREPEGSVHLQRESGAPLLLFPDRGYLYLVVPDTEESDGAETVRAQVVKVQAQVGGAPADATTLEAIRARITGMSGPGLSEVPLLTELRSKVGAGNVHLFARAEGEEASSGIRGLWAALKVDGGRADLEGWVASEQSLFDGKSAPGSELLGKAPAGPFAALMVSIPPEELAKLVFGAPGSERRARTQQRLLGEGFDASEVDGLLGALRGDLTLLAYFDAAAFYRNFIRGNRRPEPRGTLLFQAGLVRSEPVLDWLTKRLQARGQPFEVVKGADATRLRTRVMEQPVELTISADRLTMHGGESLAARASGDVGAALRERFDAQAFTPGHLSAMVDVGRLRAELDAPQEVPGVPSQQLPVARSLVGTLLDQLPPVELVFLDFAPEQGGGRFRARTQLRSR; encoded by the coding sequence ATGGAACCCCATGTGCGTGTCTCCCTTCGAGCGCTGACAGCCTTCTTCCTGGTATCCGTGGCCCTGGTGGGTCCCGGCTGTCGGCGGGCGGTGAAGCCAGAGGCGGGGGGAGATCGCACGGTGGAGGCCGGCGTGCCGGAGGGCTTCGGTTCCGAGGCCCGGGGCGCGCCGGAGGTGCGTTGGGACTTCGGAGACGGCACGCCGCCCCAGAAGGGCGCGCGGGTGTCCCATGCCTTCCCGCGCGCGGGCACCTTCACGGTGCGCGCGCTGGAAGAGGACAAGGACGAGGTGCTGGCCAGTGCCACGGTGACGGTGGTGCCCCGGCCGGTGCTGCGCGCCATCCCCGCCGACGCGGAGGTGGCCCTCTTCTTCCCCCAACTGCGTGGCAACGTAGAGCCCCTGGTGGACTTCTCCGCGCGGCTGATGGGCGAGGCGCAGGCGCGCCGGTCGTTGGAGGAGGCCCCGCTGCTGTCGTTGGTGTTGAGCGACCTGCGTGGGCAGCCCCGGGTGGTGGACCCGGAGGAGGGCGTGGGCTTCTTCTCCCTGCCCGGCTTCGAGGGCACGGTGGCGCTGCTGGGCGTGACGGAGACCCAGGCGGCCCTGGACGCGGTGGTGAAGGAGTTGGAGTCGGGTGGGGCGGGGGTGGTGCGGCGTGAGCCCGAGGGCTCCGTCCACCTCCAGCGCGAGAGCGGCGCGCCGCTGCTGCTGTTCCCGGACCGGGGCTACCTCTACTTGGTGGTGCCGGACACGGAGGAGTCGGACGGCGCGGAGACGGTGCGAGCCCAGGTGGTGAAGGTCCAGGCCCAGGTGGGTGGAGCGCCCGCGGACGCGACGACGTTGGAGGCGATTCGCGCGCGCATCACCGGCATGAGCGGCCCGGGGTTGTCCGAGGTGCCGCTGCTCACCGAGCTGCGCTCGAAGGTGGGGGCGGGCAACGTCCACCTCTTCGCGCGTGCCGAGGGCGAGGAGGCCTCCTCCGGCATCCGGGGCCTCTGGGCGGCGCTCAAGGTCGACGGGGGCCGGGCGGACCTGGAGGGCTGGGTGGCCTCGGAGCAGTCCCTCTTCGATGGCAAGAGCGCACCCGGCTCGGAGCTGCTGGGGAAGGCGCCCGCGGGGCCCTTCGCCGCGTTGATGGTGTCCATTCCACCGGAGGAGCTGGCGAAGCTCGTCTTCGGAGCGCCCGGTTCGGAGCGCCGCGCGCGCACGCAGCAGCGCCTGCTGGGCGAGGGGTTCGACGCGTCCGAGGTGGATGGCCTCCTGGGCGCGCTGCGCGGCGACCTGACGCTGCTGGCCTACTTCGACGCGGCGGCCTTCTACCGCAACTTCATCCGGGGCAACCGGCGTCCGGAACCCCGCGGCACGCTGCTCTTCCAGGCGGGCCTCGTCCGCTCCGAGCCGGTGCTGGATTGGCTCACGAAGCGGCTCCAGGCGCGCGGGCAGCCCTTCGAGGTGGTCAAGGGCGCGGACGCCACGCGCCTGCGCACGCGGGTGATGGAGCAGCCAGTGGAGCTCACCATTTCCGCGGACCGGCTGACGATGCACGGCGGCGAGTCGCTGGCGGCCCGCGCCTCGGGGGATGTGGGCGCGGCGCTGCGCGAGCGCTTCGATGCCCAGGCCTTCACGCCCGGCCACCTCTCCGCCATGGTGGACGTGGGCCGGCTGCGCGCCGAGCTGGATGCGCCCCAGGAGGTGCCCGGCGTGCCGTCGCAGCAGCTCCCCGTGGCGCGCTCCCTGGTGGGGACGCTGTTGGATCAGCTCCCGCCCGTCGAGCTCGTCTTCCTCGACTTCGCTCCCGAGCAGGGGGGCGGTCGTTTCCGGGCGCGCACCCAGCTCCGATCGCGATAG
- a CDS encoding ELWxxDGT repeat protein produces MGATPLASTLVRNLSSSRQAGSASPAPVGILGNELFFTATDGTHGTELWRTDGTEAGTYLLRDISLAFPSSSVKGLAAGTRQLFFMARSPESGSELWRTDGTQAGTKQVADLTAGPADTPLPSAAATLGDTLLFSHGKPGQGQELWRSDGTEAGTVLVKDLQTGSGSSAPAGLRRSGAYVYFSATTENFGRELWRTDGTGAGTVLVKDAAAAQDSGSPEALTDVGGTLFFTARTAANGRELWKSDGSEAGTVLVKDIVAGSGSPNLQSLVAVGSTLYFLADDGVSGQELWKSDGTEAGTVLVKDIVAGSGSPSLQSLVAVGSTLYFLADDGVSGQELWKSDGTEAGTVLVKDLRPGAGSAQPSELTPHGGKLAFLALDGEGRTKLFVTEGTADSTVEALDAATEVPSSLQGLSSTGSILFFVGRGSQGTELWKTDGAPGSRAALVRDIFPSTDDSLPGDALAPFVSLNDAAFFSVSHADSGYGLWRTDGTPAGTFQVTDSSLFTSAAWLTNAGGTLYFNIYTSAGNEPWVSDGTRAGTAMLKDLVPGANGSFPASFIRAGSVTFFSAFEPSAGIELWRTDGTAPGTFQVKDLEPGAQSSYPSQMVAVGDRLFFTADTAASGIELWVSDGTEAGTRLVRDLNTSGSSYPKSLMAVNGTLFFSVYTDFFGLELWKSDGTEAGTVRVADINPDWGNSNPQHLTAVGNTLYFVADDGRHGPELWKSDGTAEGTVLVKDLQPGAIGSMPLGITAVGDRVFFGAVTSGEGFELWVSDGTSAGTLRVADLLPGTGSGLNVDARMLGLPTAGRVVFAATDGVHGLEPWTSDGTAKGTSMLVDIAPGEEHSNPMGFTLAGRQIIFSANDGTTGREPHTVSLDFILSDREPPTVSCPADVTAEATSASGAEVSYPAATATDDQPAPPTLTYSQASGSTFPLGTTQVTVTARDAADNEATCTFNVKVQDTTAPALTCPGPVSAQATSQDGVQVTLPAIQATDAVGSVTVTTTPVSGSLFPVGTTQVSVVAKDPAGNQATCTFPVTVSAATTNPGDGGGGGGGDGGGGDGGGGDGGGGDGGGEEDGSGCGCGATSAPGAGAAWASLLLMGAFLRMRRPRV; encoded by the coding sequence ATGGGCGCAACGCCGCTGGCGTCGACGCTCGTTCGCAATCTCTCGTCCTCCCGGCAGGCGGGGAGCGCCTCCCCCGCGCCCGTGGGAATCCTCGGCAACGAGCTCTTTTTCACGGCCACTGACGGCACGCACGGGACCGAGCTGTGGCGGACGGATGGGACGGAGGCGGGCACCTACCTGCTCCGGGATATTTCGCTGGCCTTCCCCAGCTCCTCCGTGAAGGGGCTCGCGGCCGGCACCCGCCAGCTCTTCTTCATGGCCCGCAGCCCGGAGTCCGGCAGCGAGCTGTGGCGCACGGACGGAACCCAGGCGGGAACGAAGCAGGTGGCGGACCTCACCGCGGGGCCCGCCGACACGCCCCTGCCCTCGGCGGCCGCGACGCTGGGAGACACGCTGCTCTTCAGCCACGGCAAGCCCGGCCAGGGCCAGGAGCTGTGGAGGAGCGACGGCACCGAGGCGGGCACCGTCCTGGTGAAGGACCTCCAGACGGGCTCGGGCAGCTCCGCCCCGGCGGGCCTCCGGCGCTCGGGCGCTTACGTGTATTTCTCCGCCACCACCGAGAACTTCGGCCGGGAGCTGTGGCGCACCGACGGCACCGGGGCGGGCACGGTCCTCGTCAAGGACGCCGCGGCGGCCCAGGACAGCGGCAGCCCCGAGGCGCTCACCGACGTGGGCGGCACCCTCTTCTTCACCGCCCGGACCGCGGCGAACGGCCGCGAGCTGTGGAAGAGCGATGGCAGCGAGGCGGGCACGGTGCTGGTGAAGGACATCGTCGCGGGGAGCGGCAGCCCGAACCTCCAGTCGCTCGTCGCGGTGGGCAGCACCCTCTACTTCCTGGCCGATGATGGAGTGAGCGGCCAGGAGCTGTGGAAGAGCGACGGCACCGAGGCGGGCACGGTGCTGGTGAAGGACATCGTCGCGGGGAGCGGCAGCCCGAGCCTCCAGTCGCTCGTCGCGGTGGGCAGCACCCTCTACTTCCTGGCCGATGATGGAGTGAGCGGCCAGGAGCTGTGGAAGAGCGACGGCACCGAGGCGGGCACGGTGCTGGTGAAGGATCTGCGGCCTGGCGCCGGCAGCGCCCAGCCCTCCGAGCTGACCCCCCATGGAGGCAAGCTCGCCTTCCTGGCGCTGGACGGAGAGGGCCGGACGAAGCTCTTCGTGACGGAGGGAACCGCCGACAGCACCGTGGAGGCGCTGGACGCCGCCACCGAGGTGCCCTCCTCCCTCCAGGGGCTCTCCTCCACGGGCTCCATCCTCTTCTTCGTGGGGCGCGGCAGCCAGGGCACCGAGCTGTGGAAGACGGACGGCGCCCCCGGGAGCCGTGCCGCACTGGTGCGCGACATCTTCCCCAGCACGGACGACTCCCTCCCGGGAGACGCCCTCGCCCCCTTCGTGAGCCTGAACGACGCGGCCTTCTTCTCCGTGAGCCACGCGGACAGCGGCTACGGCCTGTGGAGAACGGACGGCACCCCGGCGGGCACCTTCCAGGTGACCGACTCCTCCCTGTTCACCTCCGCGGCGTGGCTCACCAACGCGGGCGGGACACTCTATTTCAACATCTACACCAGCGCCGGGAACGAGCCCTGGGTGAGCGATGGGACGAGAGCGGGGACGGCGATGTTGAAGGACCTCGTCCCGGGTGCCAACGGCAGCTTCCCCGCGTCGTTCATCAGGGCTGGAAGCGTGACCTTCTTCTCGGCGTTCGAGCCCTCGGCGGGAATCGAGCTGTGGCGGACGGACGGGACGGCTCCTGGCACCTTCCAGGTGAAGGACCTCGAGCCAGGCGCCCAGAGCTCCTACCCCTCCCAGATGGTCGCGGTGGGTGACCGGCTCTTCTTCACGGCCGACACGGCCGCGAGCGGCATCGAGCTGTGGGTGAGCGATGGCACCGAGGCAGGCACCCGGCTGGTGAGGGACCTCAACACCTCCGGCAGCAGCTACCCGAAGTCGCTCATGGCGGTGAACGGGACGCTCTTCTTCTCCGTGTACACCGACTTCTTCGGCCTGGAGCTGTGGAAGAGCGACGGTACCGAGGCGGGCACGGTGCGGGTGGCGGACATCAACCCGGACTGGGGCAACAGCAACCCCCAGCACCTCACCGCGGTGGGCAACACGCTCTACTTCGTGGCGGATGACGGCCGCCATGGCCCGGAGTTGTGGAAGAGCGACGGCACCGCGGAGGGCACCGTCCTGGTGAAAGACCTCCAGCCGGGCGCCATCGGCTCGATGCCACTCGGCATCACCGCGGTGGGTGATCGTGTCTTCTTCGGGGCGGTCACGTCTGGAGAGGGCTTCGAGTTGTGGGTGAGCGACGGGACTTCGGCGGGGACCCTGCGGGTGGCGGACCTGCTGCCGGGGACCGGGTCAGGGCTGAACGTGGACGCGCGCATGCTCGGGCTGCCAACCGCTGGCAGGGTGGTGTTCGCCGCGACCGATGGCGTGCACGGCCTGGAGCCGTGGACGAGCGATGGAACGGCGAAGGGCACCTCGATGCTGGTGGACATCGCGCCGGGGGAGGAGCACTCCAATCCCATGGGCTTCACCCTGGCGGGCAGACAGATCATCTTCTCCGCCAATGATGGGACGACGGGCCGGGAGCCGCACACGGTGTCGTTGGATTTCATCCTCTCCGATCGCGAGCCCCCCACCGTGAGCTGCCCGGCGGATGTTACGGCGGAAGCCACCTCGGCCTCCGGCGCCGAGGTGAGCTACCCGGCGGCGACCGCGACGGATGATCAACCGGCGCCCCCAACCCTCACCTACAGCCAAGCTTCGGGGAGCACCTTCCCGCTGGGCACCACGCAGGTGACGGTGACGGCCAGGGACGCCGCGGACAACGAGGCCACGTGCACCTTCAACGTGAAGGTGCAGGACACCACCGCGCCGGCGCTCACCTGCCCGGGCCCGGTGTCCGCGCAGGCCACCAGCCAGGACGGCGTGCAGGTGACGCTGCCCGCCATCCAGGCAACGGACGCGGTGGGCAGCGTCACGGTGACCACCACCCCTGTCTCGGGGAGCCTCTTCCCCGTGGGCACCACGCAGGTGTCCGTGGTGGCGAAGGACCCGGCCGGCAATCAGGCCACCTGCACCTTCCCGGTGACGGTGAGCGCCGCGACGACCAACCCGGGGGATGGAGGAGGCGGCGGCGGGGGTGATGGTGGCGGAGGTGATGGTGGCGGAGGTGATGGTGGCGGAGGTGATGGTGGCGGCGAGGAGGACGGGAGCGGCTGCGGTTGCGGCGCCACGAGCGCGCCGGGAGCCGGTGCGGCCTGGGCCTCCCTCCTGCTGATGGGGGCCTTCCTCCGGATGCGCCGTCCTCGGGTCTGA
- a CDS encoding PPC domain-containing protein, with amino-acid sequence MTLGVCGAAAAFSGDTYLRLYGPSGAEVASNDDSRGLGSQISYTVPTTGTYTLRMGCYNSGNCSGTVVWNVP; translated from the coding sequence GTGACGCTGGGCGTCTGTGGCGCAGCGGCGGCGTTCAGCGGCGATACCTACCTCCGCCTCTACGGTCCCTCCGGCGCCGAGGTCGCCTCGAACGACGATAGCCGCGGGCTGGGATCGCAGATCAGCTACACCGTCCCCACGACCGGCACGTACACGCTGCGCATGGGCTGCTACAACAGCGGGAACTGCAGCGGGACCGTCGTCTGGAATGTGCCGTAG
- a CDS encoding M50 family metallopeptidase, which yields MHYLPLLLALGLLVALHELGHLVAARLLGIRATRYTLGFGPAVLTWRLRGTDYVLGAVPLGGSARIHGMNPHEPGLDPADPTSFSAQRPWKRLLVLLAGPLANWLFALGILFTLYTSGTHVVVPLTVGTITPGSEAARAQLLPGDRIVAVEGKPLESWAELVELIAQSPGRELKLGVERGSEPREVSVRPRPDERGEGRIGVSQQYVYRVHGPGQALLQALAHSGNLVTEGTKMLGRMLEGRQGLVPINPVGVVKQSSGAAGSGLGAFLRVVVSLSLALAFFHLLPLPSLDGGRMLFVLLETVSRRRVPARVETLVHAAGFLVLLGVVLTVAFADLRRYLSRPDTSDQDAPPLSPSQKVGVRISPTAPDAGTPNTPDGGRAQMANEPAP from the coding sequence ATGCACTACCTCCCGCTCCTCCTCGCTCTTGGTCTGCTCGTGGCACTTCACGAGCTGGGACACCTCGTGGCCGCCCGGCTGTTGGGCATCCGGGCAACCCGGTACACGCTCGGCTTCGGGCCGGCCGTTCTCACCTGGCGGCTCCGGGGGACGGACTACGTGCTCGGGGCCGTGCCGCTCGGGGGCTCGGCCCGCATCCACGGGATGAATCCCCATGAGCCAGGTCTGGATCCGGCGGACCCGACGAGCTTCTCGGCGCAGCGCCCCTGGAAGCGGCTGCTGGTGCTGCTGGCGGGGCCGCTGGCCAACTGGCTGTTCGCGCTGGGCATCCTCTTCACGCTCTACACCTCGGGCACCCACGTGGTGGTGCCGCTCACCGTGGGCACCATCACCCCCGGCTCCGAGGCGGCGCGTGCCCAGCTCCTGCCGGGGGACCGCATCGTCGCCGTGGAAGGCAAGCCGCTGGAGAGCTGGGCCGAGCTCGTGGAGCTCATCGCCCAGAGCCCTGGCCGCGAGCTGAAGCTGGGTGTCGAGCGCGGGAGTGAGCCGAGAGAGGTGTCGGTGCGCCCGCGTCCCGATGAGCGGGGCGAGGGCCGCATCGGGGTGAGCCAGCAGTACGTGTACCGCGTCCACGGCCCGGGCCAGGCGCTGCTGCAGGCGCTGGCGCACTCGGGGAACCTGGTGACCGAGGGGACGAAGATGCTCGGCCGCATGCTCGAGGGCCGGCAGGGCCTCGTGCCGATCAACCCGGTGGGGGTGGTGAAGCAGTCCTCGGGCGCGGCGGGAAGTGGCCTGGGCGCCTTCCTGCGCGTGGTGGTGAGCCTCTCGTTGGCGCTCGCCTTCTTCCACCTGCTGCCCCTGCCCTCGCTGGATGGGGGGCGCATGCTCTTCGTGCTCCTCGAGACGGTGAGCCGCCGCAGGGTGCCCGCGCGGGTGGAGACGCTGGTGCACGCGGCGGGCTTCCTCGTGTTGTTGGGAGTGGTGCTGACGGTGGCGTTCGCGGACCTGCGTCGGTACCTGAGCCGTCCCGACACCTCGGACCAGGACGCACCTCCCCTCTCCCCTTCGCAGAAGGTTGGGGTGAGGATCTCCCCCACCGCGCCCGATGCGGGCACCCCGAACACACCGGACGGCGGCCGGGCCCAGATGGCGAACGAGCCCGCTCCCTGA
- a CDS encoding MXAN_2562 family outer membrane beta-barrel protein, with amino-acid sequence MTRAVALGLAVALTALPGEAQEPSDVPNQSPRSGSVEFRLGGYRPQMEAEDSLNGEDPFGAVFGSSNMLLFEAELQRFFYQGIGSAGVSLSLGYAEKYAAALKPEGGVSAERTGFHVLPIRVRGVYRFDYPAFRWGFPLVPYVKPGLVYIPWWSTKGGNVERLPDGRASGGKLGWEVSGGVSFLLDVLEPRLARDFDTDLGVNHSYLFAEYTYAKVNNFGGQGLNLSDSYWMFGLALDY; translated from the coding sequence ATGACTCGAGCAGTAGCCCTCGGCCTCGCGGTGGCCCTCACCGCACTCCCTGGCGAGGCGCAGGAGCCTTCCGACGTACCCAACCAATCGCCTCGCAGCGGCTCCGTGGAGTTCCGGCTCGGCGGCTACCGGCCGCAGATGGAAGCGGAGGATTCGCTCAACGGTGAGGATCCATTCGGGGCGGTGTTCGGCAGCTCGAACATGCTGCTCTTCGAAGCGGAGCTGCAGCGCTTCTTCTACCAGGGCATCGGCTCGGCGGGCGTGAGCCTGTCCCTGGGTTACGCGGAGAAGTACGCCGCCGCCCTGAAGCCCGAGGGGGGCGTGTCCGCCGAGCGCACCGGCTTCCACGTGCTGCCCATCCGCGTGCGCGGCGTCTACCGGTTCGACTACCCCGCGTTCCGCTGGGGCTTCCCCCTGGTTCCCTACGTGAAGCCCGGCCTCGTCTACATTCCATGGTGGAGCACCAAGGGTGGAAACGTGGAGAGGCTCCCCGACGGCAGGGCGAGCGGTGGCAAGCTGGGCTGGGAGGTGTCTGGCGGCGTGTCCTTCCTGCTGGACGTGCTGGAGCCGCGGCTGGCGCGTGACTTCGACACGGACCTCGGCGTGAATCACAGCTATCTCTTCGCCGAGTACACCTACGCGAAAGTGAACAACTTCGGCGGCCAGGGACTCAATCTCTCGGACTCGTACTGGATGTTCGGTCTGGCGCTGGATTACTAG